The Tenrec ecaudatus isolate mTenEca1 chromosome 13, mTenEca1.hap1, whole genome shotgun sequence genome segment AGTGTGGCCCCACTAGCGTTCGGTGTGTATAACTTTGTGTGAACTTGGTAATAGGGGAGACCAATGAAGAACtgaggcatctgaattgtggGGTCACGATGATCCCTGTGTACCAGGGACAGACAGAAGGAACAAATGTATCTCAGAAGAACATATGGCCGGAATGTCAAGTCAAGACTTCTTCTCACTTCCTTTGGATGTATTGTCAGGAAAAACTGGTTCCCGGGGAAGGATACCATGCCTGGGAAAGCAGGGGGTCTGTGATAACGAACGAGACACCCAAGGAGCTGGATGTACATGTGCTTAACCGTGTGGTTAGCCACAACCACAAGAGGCCTGGAGCGTTTTATTCTTTTGGACCCAGGGCGGTTCAGCTGGAAACGACTGGACAACCCGAGCAGGAACAAAAGCTAAGTAACATTCCATGACCAGACGCAGGCTGCCTCACAGGGTCCCCTCAccctgagctctgtgaccacagCTCCATCATGAAATGAGACCCTTCCAAAGGGAGGCCCCCAAATCTCATTCAAAAAATGGGAGACTGAACTGAGAGGGAGAAAGCTAATGGTCGTCAATGAACGTGGCCACCGAGGTTTTCTTCTAACTTGAGACAGTGTTCACAGCTATAGTTTTTTTCACAGAGTGGGAAAAATAGGTTAACTTTCAAAGGTCATAGAATCCCTCCTCCCTGATGCATATATTTGTGGCTCCTTCCTACCCCTTTCCTTCCTTCAGTgggctcattcattcattcattctctatGCGGGCATTCCCTGGACGTGCCCCCACAGGGGGGCTGTTGAAAAGGTGGGGTATTTCCACGTGGGAACCCAGCATCTCACAAAGCCATCCTCTTGGCCTTCTTTCTCAGAGGACTTCCCTCTTCATAGGGCAAGGCCCAACtgggagaaacagggaacagGACCTCAGGCTGGGAAAATCCCAGTTGTCCTCTAACTCACTGCCCCTGCTTTTGCCTGAGTGTCCACTAGAGAAGTGCTTCTACTTCCCACCCCGAATCAGTCAGACCTGTATTCATTTCAATAAAGGAAGGCCCATGGGGCACCTGCATGCTGTAAGTTTACCTGGAGGAAGTTGTGTGCCTTAGGGCCAGGCTAGGTTAACTTGAATTCTGAAAGGCTGTTTGACATCTTTGCCCTCCTAGCGACTGCTCTCCGGAGGGAGGTGGAGGAGTTGGATGAGTGGGTACAGTGAAGTGAAAAGACTGGACTCAGCTCTCGGGGTCAGGAGACCATCCAAACCTGGCGATGGAGCGGCGAATCCGTGTATCCTTCTATCTCAGCGAGTAATACGGCAGCGAGAACAAGGTGGTACCATTCAGCTCCAGGCTTTCTTTCCAAATGGTGAAAGGAGAATGGCCCACTCGCCATCCACCCCCAGAGACGCTGCTGGGCGGTGTGAGCTCCGCTCATCAAAGCAGAAAGCTCAGATGGCTGGGTGATCCCTGGCTCTTGCCCTTGGTCATAGAAATGAGATCACAGTTTTCGTCAGGGGATGGGACCGCCGCTGCCTGGCTGCCGAGCGGCTGCTTACCCGCCCTGAGCGGGTACCGCATTACATCACCAGTGAGCTGGCGCTGCTGGGGGGAGAGGAGGCGTCGCCAGAGACCCAGCCCCGGACTCAGAAGGATAAACACCGCGGAGTAACTGGGATCCCGAGGTGGGGATGGGGcgggagaggggcagggggatGGAAAAAGCAAGACAAGATTTACTACCTCCCGGTACGGGGTGGGGAGCCTGTTTTGCAGGGGCTCAGCATCCTTAGGCAGCCGCGCCCCAAACCCCATTCCTCCACCTTCCATCAGCCCTCAATTCCCAATCTCTAATCGAGCAAAAATCGATACCCAAAGCGGCCAGCAGGGCCCAGGAGGCCGGGCGAGCCTCGGACAGGGTGGGACCGTGTTGCCAGAGTGGGggcgagggggaaggggggaggcgggggagaaGCGGACACGCCGGCGCCCCCGCCCGGTCCTGGCAGCGGTGCCTCCCCTGCCCGGCGACAGCAGCCAGCGCTGGGACCCAGACGCGCCTCCGCCCCGCCCGGAGCCCAGGCGGCGGCGCAGGGGGGAGGAAGGAGCCTCACCTGGCCCCCCATGAAGGGCGGATCATGCCATGGCTGCTCCCACGAACGACCAAGGCGGCGACCAGAGCCCGGGCGGCAGCCCAGGGACCCCAGCGGGAGCCGGAGACGCCGCGGCAGCGGCAGCCAGGGACGGCGGGGGCGTCGGGGTGCGGAGTGCGGCGGCAGCGGCCCCCGGGCACCCCCAGCTCGAGGACTACGAGTGTAAAATCTGCTACAACTACTTCGACGGCGACCGACGCGCGCCCAAGCTGCTGGCGTGCCTGCACACCTTCTGCCAGGAGTGCCTGAGCCAGCTGCAgctccgcgccgccgccgccgccgccgcccctccTGAGCGCCCGCCGCCCTGGCACGGGCCTCCGGGCGCCATCGCGTGCCCGGTGTGCCGCCACCGCACGCCGCTGCCAGACGGCCGAGTGCACGGCCTGCCCAACAACACCAAGCTCGCCGAGGCCTGTCCGCTGGCTCTGCGCGCCGCGCAGGACCCGCTGCCCCAGGACCGCCTCCCGCCCTGGCCCGCGCGCCGCCCCGcgcccgccccggccccgccgcccgccgccgccgccgctggggccccgccgccgcccgccgaggGCGCGCCCCGCGAGCCGCGCGCCCGCGCCGCCCTGCGCGCCCCGGGCGCGTACGAGAGCTGCCAGAACTGCAAGCGCGCCGCGCTCACCGCCGGCTGCGTGTGCGTCgtcttctccttcctctccatGGTGGTGCTGCTCTTCACCGGCCTCATCTTCGTCAACCActacggcggcggcggcggcggcgggggtggCGGACTCCCCGGCGGCGGGGCGCCCCCCGGCGCGGCTCCAGCCGCcggctcgccctcgccctcgcccgtGGGTCCCATCTGCCTGTCGGTGGCCAGTATCCTGGCGCTCTTCTCGGTGGTTGTCACCTGGATCATCTGCTGGCTCAAGTACCGGCCGGAGGGCACAGCCGCAGGCTCGTCCGGGGGCGGTGGCCCGAGGGCGCGAGCGGCGGCGGGCGGGGCGCGGCGGAGCGACACGTAGCGGGACAGCACTGCCGCCGAcgcagccccaggccaagggacgGTGGCTCGGGGATCGCGGGAGCTTCTGCGCCCTCTCCCCGTCGCCCCCACCGCGCGGACGCACGCGTCCTCGCCGTCCGGCCACCGCGGGAGTGGGGGGGTTCACTTTCCTGCCGCTCGGGCTCACGCCGTTCTCCTCCGCCTCCGCGCTGGACCAGACTGGAAACTGAGGAGGCAGGCTTGCTGCTGGGCAGGACCCATCTCTCAGGACCAAGCAAGATCAGCCTCTGCTTCCCGCACCCCCTTCCCGCTGGCCCCCCGTCGCTGCCATCCCGCCCCAAGTCAGGAAGTTGGCCTAGAGAGGAGGCTAGAGAAGAGGACATACGCTGGTCGCCTGCACTGGAGAAGTTGGCGACCGTGACTTTGGAGATTACGAGTGTAGGTGCGCGGGCGTGCATACATCTCGGCAGCAGGGGTGCGGGCTGGAATTATCCAGAAGAGTGAATGAATGTATGAGCCGTAAACGGAATAGGTTTCCCGGCTGCCGGCTGTGCTGGAAAGGAAGCGCGCCGGAGCGCAGAGTGATGTTCGCGCCCCGGGGGCACGGGCTTCAGCGGCGGGGCGTTAACCTTGGGCATCTGTGCGCGGTGGCACACGTGCTCTGCGCGCGTGCGTGCTCGGAGCCGCGGGCCGGGCGGCGGCGGTGCGCACAGTCTCTGGGTCCTCCCCGGCCAAAGCGCCGGGGCTGCTGCTGCCCGCGCCTGGTGTCTCTCACAGAGCCCAGAGGACCTATCTCCTGGAAGCCTGTGGTTGATGTCGCCGAGTGGTTCCTGCCAGGAAGTCATTTTCCCCTTCTGTTACTGGACTCAGTCAGGGAGCCCAACCAGCCTGCTCGCCCGCCTCGCTCCTCTCAAAACTGACTGACTGTTGCCCCCACCTGGAAGAAACGGAAAGCTCTTCGGGCAGAATACAAACGAGGTTTCCTCTTactcccctcttttttttttttttaacccccttAGTTCGACTTTTCAAATGACTTATTTTCAAATCGACCATCCTGGAAATGTTTATGTATTAACATTTCCAGAGCAGTTTTTGATGAGCGGTGAGAAGTCCCCCCACCTTCCAGCCCCAATACATTTGGAAACGAAGAGCAGAAAAGGTTGCCTTGGTAAACGATGGAAGATTTTATACCGTGAAACAATTaaggattttcaattgcctgataAGATAGAAAACAGTTCCCAAAGACCGAATTGACCGACCCAGACCCATCTTCCTGCCTTTGATGACAAACATATATAGATGTAGATAATAGACATTTACCTGGCAGGGCAGGAATAGTATTTTGAATCAAGCAACTCGATATTGTTGAAATCACTGAAATGTTCACCTCCAATCACATGAGCTGAATAAGAGTACATACTTATCTCATTTTGTAACTAAAATGGTGAGTTGTGAATGTGTGGCATGGATGccttttttaagaagaaaaaccAACTATTCCAAATATATTTTGTATGAAAACATTCTTCATTCCATCTTTTGACATTTGGAATAAGACAGTTTTCATACTTCAAACTCCCAGGGACTACCATGGGTACACTATTATTCTTCATGCATTTATGTGAGCTGTCTGCATGATATCTTGACACGCATATTCTCTT includes the following:
- the RNF228 gene encoding RING finger protein 228 yields the protein MAAPTNDQGGDQSPGGSPGTPAGAGDAAAAAARDGGGVGVRSAAAAAPGHPQLEDYECKICYNYFDGDRRAPKLLACLHTFCQECLSQLQLRAAAAAAAPPERPPPWHGPPGAIACPVCRHRTPLPDGRVHGLPNNTKLAEACPLALRAAQDPLPQDRLPPWPARRPAPAPAPPPAAAAAGAPPPPAEGAPREPRARAALRAPGAYESCQNCKRAALTAGCVCVVFSFLSMVVLLFTGLIFVNHYGGGGGGGGGGLPGGGAPPGAAPAAGSPSPSPVGPICLSVASILALFSVVVTWIICWLKYRPEGTAAGSSGGGGPRARAAAGGARRSDT